The Spiroplasma endosymbiont of Crioceris asparagi genome contains the following window.
GTAATGATGAATTATTCTCAAATTCTAAAGAAAGAGGATTAGACAAAACACTTTCTACTTGAATGATGGTTATAGGAATTGTGCTTGCTGTGATTGCGATAACTTCTGCGATTTTAACTAATATTTACTTAAAATAATTTTATGAAAGAACAAATAATTAATATTCTTGAAAAAGAAAAAATAACAAGCATCGATAATTTAAAGAATTTATTAAACATTGAAAAAAATAAATTCTTTAAATTAATAGATGAATTAATAGAAGAAAAAAAGATATATAAAACTATCGAATCTAATATTATATTAAATAATAAAAGTTTGAAAAAAGGAACAATAAGAATTAATTCAAAATGTTTTGGTTTTATAAAACCACTAGAAGAATACAATGAATTTAATCAAGATTTTTTTGTGCCCAAATTTGGTTTAAATAATAGTATTTCAAATGATGAAGTAATATTTTCATATATTGAAGAAGACGATGGAAGATATCGTGGTAATGTTGAAGGAATTATAAAAAGAGATAAAAAAACTTTAGTGGGAATTATGTCTTATAGTCAAGACAAAAGATTTTTAGATTTCATTCCCTCAGATCCTGCATTTATTAACTACCGAATTGTTTTGGTAAATAAAAATAAATATAAATTAAAAGAAGATTTGATAGTTAAAGTTTCTATTTCTAATGTAAAACAAAACAAAATGTTTGTGTATATTGATGAAATTATTGGTGATGCTAATAAGGCTGTTGATAGAATTATTTCAATTGCCTATGAAAATGAAATTGAACCAGGATTTTCTAGTGAGTCTTTAAAAGAAGCGGAAGAAGTTGCAAAACCAATAAATAAAAATGATATTAAATTTAAAAAAAGATTAGAGAAAAATTTATTTAATAAACCTATTGTAACAATAGATGGTGCTGATTCTAAAGATTTAGATGATGCTGTATGTGTTGAAAAAGTAAATGATAATTATGTATTAACAGTTGCGATTGCTGATGTAAGTTATTATGTTAGACCAAGAACTAAATTAGATTATGTGGCTTTATATAAAGGAAATTCTACTTATTTAGCTAACAAAGTTTTACCAATGCTTCCTGAAGTTCTTTCAAATGGAGTTTGTTCATTAAATCCTAATGAAGAAAAGCTGTGTATGGTTTGTGAAATGACAATAAATAAAAATGGAGAAATTATTGATTCTAATATTTATGAATCAATAATGATTTCAAAAGCACGTTTAACATATGGGGGAGTAAATGATTTATTTGAAACAAAAAAATCAAAATATCCCGATGAAGTTAATGCAATGTTGTGAGATGCTTTAGAGTTACATAATATTATTGAAAAAAGAAAAGATAAGTTAGGAACAATTGATTTTGATATTCCAGAACCAAAAGCAATTTTAAATGCTAATTCTGATGTTGTTGATATAGTTGCTCGTGAAAGAGGAATTGCTGAACGATTAATTGAAAATTTCATGGTTAGCGCCAATGTTACAGTTGCTCTAGAAATGGAAAAAATTAAAATGCCTTTTCTTTACAGAAACCATGAAAGTCCAAAAAAAGAAAACATGGGTGAATGAGTAAATAGTTTAAAACTTTTAGGTATTAATGTTCCTTTTAATTTAGAAAAAGATATAACACCCTTAGATGTAAAACAAGCACTAGAAAAAATTGCAAATGAAGTAACTGATGTTAATGAAAAAACAGTGATCAACATAACACTTTTAAGATATATGGAAAAAGCTAGATATGAATCAGAAAACATTGGTCATTTTGGTTTAGCGGCAAACACATATACCCATTTCACTTCACCGATAAGAAGATACTCAGACTTAATGGTACACCGATATCTAAAAAAATATTTAATAAATAAAGAAGATGATTATCAAAATGAAAATATTTCTTTTATTGATAAAGCATGTGAAATCATTAATGAAACGGAAAAAAAATCTCTTAATGCAGAGCGTGAAGTTAATAAAGTTTGTATGGCTGAATTTATGAAAGATAAGGTTGGCCAAGAATACAATGGAATCATCTCTGCAATTTTAAAATTTGGAATATTTGTTCAATTAGAAAATTGTGTTGAGGGATTAGTACATATAACTAATTTAAAAAATGCCACATTTGATGAAAAGAGAAATATTTATACAACTGATGATAAAAAAACATACAAATTAGGACAAAAAGTTAAAATCAAAGTGATAGCAGCTGATGTTAAAAGAAGAATTATAGATTTTGAATTTTGTTAATTAAGGCAGGTGATTAAAATGGGTATAAAAATAATTATTAAAAATAAAAAAGCCCGTTTTAATTATGAGATTTTAGAAACTATTGAAGCAGGAATTGTTTTGAATGGAGATGAAATAAAATCGATAAGAAATAATGATGTCTCAATTAATGAATCATTTATACTAATTAAAGAAAAAGAAGCATATATTTTAAATATGAGTATTAAAAAATATGAATTTTCTACTCAAAAAACTTCTGAACCAACTAGAAACCGTAAGTTGTTATTACACAAAAAACAAATTATGAAACTGTTAAAAAGAGTTAAACTTGAAAAATTAACAATTGTGCCAATAATGTTATATTTTTCAAATGGTTTAGTTAAACTTGAAATTGGATTAGGAAGAGGAAAAAATTTAATTGATAAAAGAGAAACAATTAAAGAGCGTGACTCAAACAGAAAATTAAACAAAATTAGAAAGGTATAATATGAAATTTTTATTACAAACAGCAAATTTAAATAAAACATCAACACCCGTTGTTTGTGGGATCATTATTTTAATTTCAATTTTGGTATTTCTTATAACTTTGTTTGCTTTTATTAAATACTTAAAACAAAGAAATTTAAAACAAAAAAATTTTGGAGAAACAACAAAGCACCAAGACTTATTTAAATTTTGAACATTTTATGCATTTATAATTGTAATGTTTTCAGCGGTCTTAATATTTTTAATTTCATTTTCAATTATGATTGGCAGTTTTTAAAAAAAATTATAAACAAATTTAAATTAAATACAACATCATTTGTCAAAAAAAATGATGTTTTTTTGTAGTAAAAATTTAACAAAATAATACATAAACTTTTTCAAAATCATTGCTTATTTTTTTATAAAAAAAACATAAAAAATCCTTGCTTTTGTTTTTTAGTTTAATATCATAAGGGCAAGAACTAAATATTAAACTTATATAGTTTGGCATAACGGGCCATTGATTCCACCCCAGGACCTATCTTGGGACTATAAGTATTAATAATTTAAAAAAGGGTTTAGGATTTAGTTTGAATATAATTATAAATTAAAAACAAAAAAAAGAATTATATGAACGAGATTGTTAAATCAATATTTAAATTTGAAACCATTATTATTTTGAGACATGTATTACCTGATGGTGATGCATATGGCTCTCAGTTGGGTTTAAAAAGTCTAATTTTAGATAATTTTAAGCATAAAAAAGTTTACGCCTTTGGTAAAGAAATTTCCTACTTAAATTTTGTTGGGAATATGGATGTTTTTCAAAAACAAGTTTTTAAAAATGCATTGGTTATAGTAACTGATTGCGGAAACATAGAACGAATTGACATAGAAGACAAACAACTTTTGCAGCAAGCTAAAAAGGTTATTAAAATTGATCATCATCCAGATGTTGAACCATATGGTGATATTTCATGAGTAGATACATCATTTACAAGTGCAAGTGAAATGGTTGGTTATCTAAGTTTAAAAAATAATTGATATGTAAACAAAAAATGCGCACAAATTATTTATCATGGAATTTGTACAGATAGCGGAAGATTTTTATATGAAGGGACAACTTCAAGAACATTTGATGTTGCTAGTTATTTATTTAAAACAAATTTTGACTTTAAAAAACTTTATAAAAATATGTATGAAAAAACATGAAATGATGTTTTGTTAAATACAAGATTAATTAATCAAGCTCATATAACTTCTAAGGGAGTTGGTTATTTAATAATAAACAAAGATATTTATAAAGAATTCAATATTGATCCGTCAACAAGCGGTAAATTTTCAAATATTTTAAGTAATATTAAGGAAATTAAAATTTGAATTACCTTTTCCTGAAGAACCGACAATAAGTGACGTGTAGAGTTCAGATCTAAAGATGTTTCAATTAATAATTTAGCTATAAAGTTAGGTGGTGGAGGACATCGATTAGCTAGCGGAGCTATTATTGAAAACTTGAATGATATTAAAAAAATAATTAAAGAAGCAGACTCCTTATTATAAAAAATAAAGGAGCAAAAATGAAAAAATTATTATCCGTATTAACAGGAATATCACTTATTATTGCACCAGCCGTAACATTAGTTTCATGTGGAGATAATTCAAAACCAGAAAACGATGTTGAGTTTCTTTTACAAGGTAGAACAATGGCAAAAGGTTCAAAAATTGAAAAAGCTTATGAAAAAATAGCGCAAGACTTTAATTCAACATTACCAGAAGGAGATGTAAAAATTGATGTTGAATGAGAAGCAAATGATGCTGTTCAAAATAGAATTAGTGCTAAAAGAGCATTACCCGATTTGTATATTTCTTATCCTGGGGATGTTGCTAAAAATATTTACGCATCAATTTCTGATCAAAAAGTAAGAGACATGGATAAAGTGTTACCTCAAAATGCCAAGTTTTGAGATAATGCTCTAAAAAATGAAGGACTTATTTCCAAAATGGGAGAAGGTGGCAAAGACTTACAAGCTGTTTTACCACTTAATAAATCTTTAGATGTTCAAGTGATTAATGTAAAAATCTTTGCAGAATTAAAGTGATTGGCCGAACAACATAAAGCTTCATCAACTTATAGTGCAGTTGAACCAAAAAAAGAAGAATTCTTAAAAGTTTATAAACAAATAACTGGAGATAAATTTTTTACAACAGCAGATTTATTTAAAGATGAAAAACTTAAATTTGATACAACAAATGATGATGTTAAAAAAGCAATAAAAAACATTTCAGAAATTGTTGTAACCGATGAGGATTCAATAAGAAATGCAATGGAAAAAACATCGAACGTTGAAGATTTTATGACACTATATTCATTTTGTTATAATCAAGCGTATCCAAAAAATGATTTAAAAAACAATATGTTTTCTGTTGGTCTTGATGATATCCCAAACGCAATATTTGAAAATTATGCTTCTGCAGCTAAACAATATACATTTGATACTGTTTCGGCAAAAGATGATAACAACAACAATAATAAGTTTTTTTATAACATGACAAAACCAGAAAATCTAAGCACAAAACTTTATTTAAATAAAAAAGGTGCTATTGAAAATGTAAATAATTTTTTTGCCAAAGCTCAAAAATTAGCAATTCATAAAGAAGAAAAACAGTCATTAGCAAATAATTGAAATGGTTCAATGTATCTAGGAAAAATGGATGGAAAAACTTATACAAGTAATTTCTTCGATGCAGGAACAATGCTATCTTCAATTAATTGTTCATCAGCAGGTCTAGGATATTTCACACACAGCAGCTCAGTTAAAGAAAATAAATATAATTCCTTTTATGACTTAATTGTGGCTGGAAGTCCTACAAAAGAAGGAGGGTTTAATGCTATTTCACAAGGACCTGGTTTAGCTGGATTTACTTCAAAAGGAGGTAATCAAGAGATTAAAGAAAAAACAGTTAAAGATTTTGTAACATTTTTATATGATAAAAAAAACATTTCTAAATTAGCTGCTAGTTCGGGGTATTTACCTTCAACAACAGAAGCTATAAAAGATTATGATCAATATTTAAGTGACGATTATAATGCAAGTCACCCTAAAAGTCCAAAAAAAACATTAGAAGAATTGAAACATAGTCTTGTATATCAATTAATTAGATATGTAAAAAATAATATTGATAAAACTGGTGATAAGAAAATATTTAATTTAGTTTCAACAACACCAGATCCTTTATCAAACACTCTTCGTAGTGCTTTAAAAAATTCTTATCAAAATACTATTTTTACAGAAAATAAAAATATTAGTGAAGTATTATTTAATAAAGATGCAGGACATTCTTTAATAAATGAAATGAATAAAATCTTACCAGGAGGTTTTGATGATATAGAATTTAAATTCATGGTTTAAGAGAAGTTATTGTATGAGCATAAAGTTAAAAAATATTGTTATTGATTATGGCAATTATATTGCAGTTAATGATTTTAATGTTGAAATTAAAACTGGCGAATTAGTATCCTTATTGGGTCCAAGTGGTTGTGGAAAATCTACAACCTTAAATGCAATCGCAGGTTTAATAAATATTACTAAAGGTCAAATTGTATTTGATGATATTGATGTTACTAACAAAAGTTCCCAAAAGCGTAATATTGGTTTAGTTTTTCAAAATTACGCTTTATATCCCCATTTAAGTGTTTACAAAAACATTTCCTTTCCATTAGTACAATCAAAAACATTTCGATTTAACCTTAAAAAAGAAAATTTTCAATACCAATCAGAAATTAAAATTTTAAAAAAAATTAAAAACAATAAACGAGCATATTTAATTTTAATAAAAATTTTAAAAAACATTGATTCAATAATAAATTATATTTATGAACAATATGATAAATATGAAAATGAATATTATGATATTCAAAAACAAGAAATTAATATTTACTTACAAAAACTTTTAAGTAATGTTAATTCAAAATTATTTTATGAAAAGATGGTTACTTATTTATTTGATAGGGTGAGATACTCATATTATTATTCTAAAAAAAAGTCTTTAATAAATTTAAAAACTTTTTTAAAATCTAATCTTCAAGATCAAACAATTAGTTTTGAAATTCGAGATGTAATTGTTAATAGAATTAAATACATTAATAAGTATCGAATTAAAAAAACTAACATAATTTTACTCGATGTTAGAGGAACAAGAAATATTAGTAAAAAAAATATAAAAAAAGAACAAGCTTTTTACAACAAAACAAACACTAATAAATTAGAGATTTTTAATATTGAAAAGAACAAACAAATTTATAATGACTATGCTAATAAGCGTGACAGTTTATTTAAAGGTGTTATTAAAGATTTAAATAATAAAATTAATAACAAAATTGACAATCTTAAAGAGTTATTTAAAACTCTAAGCAATGATTTTAATGAATTGCTTGAAAAACAAGATTTAAATTTTAACTTTAAAAAGCAAATAATTGAATTAAAAAAACAAATTTTTTCTCATTCTAGAAAAATTAGAGAATTAGTTTTAGAAGTGGCAAATAAAGTTGACATTACATCACAATTGCATAAAAAACCAGGAGAATTGTCAGGAGGTCAACAACAGCGTGTTGCAATTGCAAGAGCAATAATAAAAAAACCCCACATTTTATTGCTTGATGAACCTTTGTCAAATTTAGATGCTAAATTAAGATTATCCACTCGTGAGTGGATAAAAAAATTTCAAACAGAAATGGGAATTACAACAATTTTCGTTACTCATGATCAAGAGGAGGCGATGAGTATTAGCGATAAAATTGTTGTAATGAATAAGGGATGTTTACAACAATGTGGAACACCCCATGAAATTTATAATAACCCAGTTAACACATTTGTAGCTAATTTTATTGGAACACCAAATATTAATTTGATAAGTGTTGAAATAAAGAATAAATTAGTTATTTTAAATCAAGAAATAATATTTAAAACCGAAACTGATGTGAGAGATGGTAATTATTTTATTGGTATTCGCCCAGAACATTTTAGTCTAGAAAAAAGTATTAGCAATTTTGTGTCATTAAAAGGAGGACGCTTAATACATTGTGAAATGCTTGGAAAAGTAAATAATTTAAAAATTCAGTTTTCAAATTATGAAATTTGTTTAATTGTTAATCCAGAAGAGATGACAAAACTTAATCAAAATGAAAGTGTAATTTATTTTGCACCACAAAAAGTTCATTTCTTTAATAAAGATGGGAGGTCAATTTTGTAATGAAATGGACATTTGTTTTAAGGGTTGATCGCAATAAGTCTCTAAAACCAGATAATAAGAAACACCGAAATAAAAATAAAAATATGCAGAAAGGAAAGTTTGATTTAATTAATCAATTAATTTGAATAACACCAGCTTTGTTTCTACTATTTTTATTTGCTTATTATTCTATATATATTTTGTTTAAACGTGGATTTGATCAACATGGTGGATATAGTAAAAATTTTACCTTTTCTTGAAGATATTTAAAGATGGTTTGAAATGATGCCGATTTTATTATAGGTATTAAAAACTCATTTATTTATGTTGTTATAGCTATCCCAATTTCCTTATTAATTTCTCTATTAATTGCTAAATGTCTAGCAGATATTGTAAACAAAAAAATATTTGCTTTTTTACAATCATTATTTTTTATGCCGTTTGTTACTACAGCTTTAGCAATCACAATGGCATTTTCTGCAATATTTTCTAGTACAGATCAGTCACTTTTAGAGCAACTACTTAAAAAATTAGGTGTCGGGTTCGTGGATTTTAGAAAGCCTGTAAATGCTAAAATGATTTTAATATTTTATGGAATATGAAAAATGATGCCATTTAAAATTATTATGTTTACAGTTGCTCTTAGCGCCGTTGATAAAAAACTATATAGTGCAGCATCTATTGATGGAATGGCTAAATGAAAACAGTTTTGAGCAATTTCAATACCACAAATTATTCCAATAATCATTTATATGATTACCACTAGCATGATTGGTGCATTTAAATATATGCCCCTAGGATTGTTTGGTGATTATAATGCTGTAATGCAGTCAAAAGCACAAACAATGGTTTATTATATTTTCGAAAATATGGTGCAAACCCAAAATTATGGTAAGGCAAGCGCCGCTTCAATTATTTTAATGATAATTATCGGAATAATGACAATTGTAAATCGCTTTATTACAAAAACATTAAGTAAAAAATATAAAAGCGAGGCAATTTAAAATGGAGATTAATAAATTCAATAAACTTAAATTTGCTTATGAAAAACGTAAAACAAATTTAACAAATTTAAAAAACAAACATCGAAATGAAGAGTTTGAAACTTTAAACATTTTTAAAAAACAAATTTTAAAATTTAAACATTTTTTAATTGAAATTTGAAATTTAAAAATAATGAACTTTTTATCAAGAAATCTTAATCGAGAAATTGAACGTAAAAAATTAATTACGTTATCATTAGCAGGTGAAAACATTTGAATAAAATGATTTAAAAAACTTATACAAGCAACTACATTACTATTTTTTTCAATTCTTTTAATTTTTCCCTTTTACTGAATGCTTATGAGTTCTTTTAAACATCCAGATGATATTAATCCAACCTTTAACGAAACGTTGTGACCCAAACATTGAACATTAAACGCTTACAAAGAATTGTTTAATTATGTAAATGGTGATGGTCAAAGGAGTTCAATTTCTATTAAAACTTTTCTATTAAATTCGTTTTACATTTCTGGAATTTCGACATTTTTTCAAGTAATAATCTCTTTAATAGGCGGGTTTGCAATTTATAATTGAAAAACTAAATTTAATAAAATTTTTCTAATGATAATGTTCTCATTATTAATGATTCCTGGTGAAGCATTAATGATTGGTAGATATATTTTCATTGTTTCACTTGGATGAAACAACATGATGATCGCTTTAATTGCACCATTTGTTGCCAACGTATATACAATTTATTTAATGTCTAACGCATTTTCAACATTGCCAAAAGATTTAAAAAATGCTTGCAAAATTGATGGCCTATCGACATTTAAATACTTTTTTAAAATAGCTATTCCTAGCATTAAATCAACAATTGTTACTTCAGTAATTATTTCTTTTATTGAAGGTTGAAACTCAACGCTATGACCAGTAACGGTAATTAGGGCAGATGGGCAATCATCAACAATTCCAATGCTTTTGTATCAAATAATTTCTTTGACGGGAGTTGATCTTTCAGACGAATATCATTCCCTAATTGATCCTTATAATGTCAAAATGGCAGGTTGTGTAATTACAATTATGCCGATGATTATTATTTTTATTGTTTTCAACAAGTGAATTATTAAGGGAGTTTCAAATCGTAAAGCAACATCAAGCACGAAAGGATAAGATGATTAGAATTAAAAAAATATTGCTGATGTTATTGCTAATTATTGGTATATTCCCACTAGTTTTTGCCACATCATGTAAAAAAGATCCAATTGTTAAAGCAGATTTTTCTTATCATGTTTTAGCTGTTGGAAATGGAAATTTTACTTTTTTAGAAAATAACAACACAGGACATATAGTTATTTTAGATTGTGGTAATGGCTTAAAAGCTAAACAAACCGATGATTTGGAAAGTAGTCCTATATCAAATCGTAAATGAGGATTTGAAAGACGTACTAATGTTAAAAAGTATTTTGTTGATTATTTAAACCACTTTCATGTAACTGAAATTGAAGCAATCTTTGTTTCACACAATCATGCAGATCATTTTAATGAAATCGAAAATATGCTTAGTAATTTTAAAGTAGATAATCTAATTATGCCAATTGTTTATGATAGTGCCAAAACACAAATCGAAACATATGTCAAAAAAACACAAAATGAAAGTTTAAATATTGATACAACCTTTTCGTATAAATACAGTTTTATGGGAATCGAATTTCACAATATTACTGCCAAATTAGATCACCAAGCACTAATAGATGCAGATTATAAAGCTAGCGAAGGACCCAATGCAACTTCAATGGTTATTGACTTCACAGTTAATGGACAAACGGTTTTATTCACAGGAGATGCAATAGAAATGACTGTGAGCCCTAAAAAATTTGATCCCAATGGAATATTTAAATCTTTAATTAGTAAAATGAATATCAATACATTTTTATTAGCTCATCATGGCTCAACAAACAGTTCAACCGATAAATTATTAGAATATATGGGTAAAAATGCCTCAAGCATTAAATACTCTTTGATTAGTGGTACTAATCATTATTCTGGTAATTGATGAAATGCCTCTGGTAATCATTCCTTAGCTTCTATCCAAGAAGTGGGATATACCAAACAATGTGCTAAAAATACAAAAATTTTTATTACCGGAACAATGACCGATGACAATAGTGGAACCTATGATGTAACCCCAGATGGAGAAAATAAATCTTATGAGATTGAATACAAAGAAAGTGGAGAAACTTTAGTGATTCCCAATAATTCAACCGTTATTCACCCCGAGTTTTAAAATTAAAATGGCCAATGGCCATTTTTTTATTTTTTAAACAAATATTTGTACTTGCTTTTTTCCATATTTTCCATTAAATTATTAAAGTTAGGAGAAAAAATGGAAAATATAAAAATAAAACAGAGGACCAATTGGAAATCTAGAATTTTAAACACATTACAAGAAATTGGTAAATCATTGCAATTCCCAATTGCAATCTTACCGTTCGCGGCAATATTAAACCGATTCGGAGCATTGGGTTTATCATATACATCAAATACAACACCTGATGGTGTATTACATATAACAAATCACATTGGTTATTGAATATCATTTATTATTCAAAAACCAGGTGGTGTAATTTTTGATAACTTACCCTTAATCTTTGCAATCGGTATTGCATTTGGTCTTGCAAAAGACCACCGTGGAGAAGTGGCATTAGTTGGTGCAGCTATTTATTTAGTTATCAGCGCAATGTTGGGTGAACACGGTATTGGTAACATGATTTATGATAAGGTACTTACGTTTAAGGCCGCCGATGGTAATTTTTCAAAATTACTATATGTAGAAAATTACAAAGGCGACGTTTTACAAAATGGTAAGTTTGTCTTATCTATTGGTGTTCTTGGAGGGATTGTTTCAGGAATATTAGCATCAGTGTTATATAACAAATATAAAGAAATTAAATTACCAAAAGCATTATCATTCTTCGGGGGAAGAAGATTTGTTCCAATGATTGGATTAGCATGTGCAGTTCCTGTAGCATTAGCATTTGCAATTATTTGACCATGATTACAATATGTTTTAATGTTAATGGGAAAACAAGTGGCAGATCCTTCAAAAGCATCTGTGGCGATTCCTGGAACAATGTTATATGGATTCTTAAATAGATTGCTATTACCATTTGGATTACACCAAATATTAAATACATTCTTTTGATTCCAATTACCAATTCAAGGAAATCATATTGATCCAATCTCAGGTAGTTCAGATGGAATTATTCACTGAGATTATGGAGATATAAATGCATTTACAGCGAAAAATGAAAATGCAGGATTATTCCAATCAGGATTCTTCCCAGTAATGATGGGTGGAATTCCCGCAATTGCATTAGCAATGATTATGAGTGCTAAAAAAGAAAAAAGAAATGAAGTAGCAGGGTTCTTAGGTGGAGTTGCAGTCGTTGCAATTGTATCTGGTATTACAGAACCAATTGAATTCTCATTTGTATTCTTAGCGCCAGCATTATTATTAGTTCATGCATCATTAACTGCAATATTTGTTGGAATAACAACAGCTATGCGTATTCAAGTTGGATTTGGATTCTCAG
Protein-coding sequences here:
- a CDS encoding MBL fold metallo-hydrolase — its product is MIRIKKILLMLLLIIGIFPLVFATSCKKDPIVKADFSYHVLAVGNGNFTFLENNNTGHIVILDCGNGLKAKQTDDLESSPISNRKWGFERRTNVKKYFVDYLNHFHVTEIEAIFVSHNHADHFNEIENMLSNFKVDNLIMPIVYDSAKTQIETYVKKTQNESLNIDTTFSYKYSFMGIEFHNITAKLDHQALIDADYKASEGPNATSMVIDFTVNGQTVLFTGDAIEMTVSPKKFDPNGIFKSLISKMNINTFLLAHHGSTNSSTDKLLEYMGKNASSIKYSLISGTNHYSGNWWNASGNHSLASIQEVGYTKQCAKNTKIFITGTMTDDNSGTYDVTPDGENKSYEIEYKESGETLVIPNNSTVIHPEF
- a CDS encoding PTS transporter subunit EIIC — translated: MENIKIKQRTNWKSRILNTLQEIGKSLQFPIAILPFAAILNRFGALGLSYTSNTTPDGVLHITNHIGYWISFIIQKPGGVIFDNLPLIFAIGIAFGLAKDHRGEVALVGAAIYLVISAMLGEHGIGNMIYDKVLTFKAADGNFSKLLYVENYKGDVLQNGKFVLSIGVLGGIVSGILASVLYNKYKEIKLPKALSFFGGRRFVPMIGLACAVPVALAFAIIWPWLQYVLMLMGKQVADPSKASVAIPGTMLYGFLNRLLLPFGLHQILNTFFWFQLPIQGNHIDPISGSSDGIIHWDYGDINAFTAKNENAGLFQSGFFPVMMGGIPAIALAMIMSAKKEKRNEVAGFLGGVAVVAIVSGITEPIEFSFVFLAPALLLVHASLTAIFVGITTAMRIQVGFGFSAGIIDYLVSFPQAWGFSQHHGGIWKVISNPLMIIPLTAICAFVYYSVFMILIKKLNVMTPGREEEGVEVEEQTSSSKQNSTSYDQSNKYAKQAKMIFDAIGADNLVSIDNCATRLRLIVKDNQNIDKALIKQSGAFGIKQLGTEALQIVIGPDVEHVVNELKKISN